One window of the Candidatus Saccharibacteria bacterium genome contains the following:
- a CDS encoding cell division protein FtsW: MAERFMNFSRGRQTAEALRKHRPDYWLLVIVACLLAVGLIVVYSISPALSELRGGNFVAHQVVAIALSIVAFFITARIPLAQWQRWQWWLLGAAALGTLVALVTPAIPAYPQHRWIRLGSFSLQSVEVLKFALIIAISGFLAHRVQQGAMSDYSKTLKPLAIAVGVIGFVVAFVQSDLGSAGVIVVMATVMAFVAGMPMRRIVLIGAVVALGTILAIASTPYRRDRLNTYLHPEANCSTDAGHQACQALIAVGSGGLVGLGLGKSVQAYGYLPEAQNDSIFAIYAEKFGFLGSVALLALFMTLFARLRLIIERAPDMFSRLVVVGVLAWLSTQAIINIGAMIGLLPLKGITLPLISYGGTSVLFVGAALGLVFQVSHYTSFTTRRVTATRQRDRKVYEHSPDGRRFGGAYRSGTRSRP, translated from the coding sequence ATGGCTGAGCGCTTTATGAACTTTAGCCGAGGCCGTCAGACGGCTGAGGCGCTCCGGAAACATCGACCAGACTACTGGCTTCTTGTCATAGTGGCGTGCCTGCTCGCGGTGGGTCTTATTGTGGTGTACTCTATTAGCCCGGCACTGTCTGAACTGCGCGGCGGGAACTTTGTTGCACATCAAGTTGTGGCTATAGCGCTCAGTATAGTTGCGTTCTTTATTACTGCTCGTATACCGCTTGCGCAGTGGCAGCGCTGGCAATGGTGGCTCTTAGGTGCGGCGGCACTGGGAACGCTGGTAGCGCTCGTAACACCGGCAATACCGGCGTATCCGCAGCACCGCTGGATACGTCTTGGCAGCTTTTCGTTGCAGTCGGTCGAAGTCCTCAAATTTGCGCTTATTATTGCTATAAGCGGATTTTTGGCGCATCGGGTGCAACAGGGTGCAATGAGCGACTACAGTAAAACACTAAAGCCGCTTGCCATTGCGGTGGGGGTTATTGGGTTTGTTGTTGCTTTTGTGCAGAGCGACCTTGGCTCCGCCGGTGTTATTGTGGTGATGGCGACTGTTATGGCATTTGTAGCCGGTATGCCTATGCGCAGAATTGTGCTTATAGGAGCTGTTGTAGCGCTTGGTACGATTCTGGCAATCGCTTCGACGCCATACCGGCGCGACCGACTAAACACATATTTGCACCCTGAAGCAAATTGCTCGACAGATGCTGGCCATCAGGCATGCCAGGCGCTTATTGCGGTTGGTTCGGGTGGTCTGGTCGGGCTTGGCCTGGGCAAGAGCGTGCAGGCGTATGGCTATTTGCCCGAAGCCCAGAATGACTCAATTTTCGCTATTTACGCAGAGAAGTTTGGGTTTTTGGGGTCTGTGGCGCTACTGGCGCTGTTTATGACGCTTTTTGCGCGCCTGAGGCTCATTATCGAACGTGCTCCGGACATGTTTAGCAGGCTAGTCGTTGTTGGAGTACTTGCGTGGCTCAGTACGCAGGCAATTATCAATATAGGTGCTATGATAGGATTGTTGCCACTAAAGGGCATTACGCTGCCGCTCATCAGTTACGGCGGTACGAGCGTCTTGTTTGTCGGTGCGGCGCTTGGCTTGGTGTTTCAGGTTTCACACTACACCAGCTTTACGACCCGCCGCGTTACCGCTACGAGGCAACGAGATAGGAAAGTATATGAACATAGTCCTGACGGGCGGCGGTTCGGGGGGGCATATCGCTCCGGTACTCGCAGTCGCCCATGA